In a genomic window of Erigeron canadensis isolate Cc75 chromosome 5, C_canadensis_v1, whole genome shotgun sequence:
- the LOC122599460 gene encoding uncharacterized protein LOC122599460: protein MPTSMTDAINRAGNVTKDLLRSGVLSKSSSSSSKRKDVAESSGVRKMGRFDPKNANRRRVMVVVKPARRPYAGPHPFCNKCNKHHPINIQCGACFKCNQLGHLSRDCRAPGTTSMNVALIQSVPPHGNQRRGECFECGSPHHYRNNCPRWVGQQVQVAVHPNQLQIAG from the coding sequence ATGCCTACTTCTATGACCGATGCTATTAACCGAGCCGGTAATGTGACCAAAGATTTGTTGAGGAGCGGGGTTTTGagtaaatcatcatcatcatcatcaaagagGAAAGATGTGGCGGAGAGTAGTGGGGTGAGGAAGATGGGTAGGTTTGACCCTAAGAATGCTAACCGGAGAAGAGTGATGGTTGTGGTTAAGCCGGCAAGGAGGCCTTATGCGGGACCTCATCCTTTTTGTAACAAGTGTAATAAGCATCATCCCATTAACATCCAATGTGGGGCTTGTTTTAAATGCAACCAACTCGGGCATTTATCAAGAGATTGTAGAGCACCGGGGACGACCTCAATGAATGTGGCTCTTATTCAATCCGTCCCTCCTCATGGTAATCAACGAAGAGGTGAGTGTTTCGAATGTGGTAGCCCTCATCACTACCGCAACAATTGTCCTCGATGGGTGGGACAACAAGTTCAAGTAGCCGTCCACCCCAACCAACTACAAATAGCCGGGTAA
- the LOC122599796 gene encoding cyclin-dependent kinase F-1 — translation MEDGRRKGGKSWSIHTRQEIITKYKIEKHIGSGTYSDVYKAIRISDNTPVALKEVHDYQSAFREIEALQTLQHSPNVVVLHEYFWDEDDDEDAVLVLEYLPTDLSCVIRMFKKNGGLSVGEIKRWIVQILLAVDACHRSSIIHRDLKPANLLVSEDGVLKLADFGQARIRLAPGFVAVQDNPQSQSQESSLSQQQKPVPETEIISQENRSDLIEGPLGTIEEYEQLDHYKSKDPLDETDRETNFPDADTSCLATCTTSDVEEDFLKSNYSYETNDGGTEAGLLTSCVGTRWFRAPELLFGSTNYGAEIDLWSLGCIIAELFTLKPLFPGNSDIDQLSRIYTVLGNLNEEVWPGCTQLPDYQIISFSKVENPSGLASCLPNRSQDEISLVKKLICFDPTGRATAMELLHDKYLNEEPLPVPVSQLRVPSANQGADYGSSGSEEWGDHRDIDSDSDFDDFGGFEVTKRTGGDFSIQFS, via the exons atggagGATGGTCGGAGAAAAGGGGGAAAGAGCTGGAGCATCCACACCCGACAagaaataatcacaaaatacAAAATCGAAAAACACATAGGATCAGGAACATATTCCGACGTATACAAAGCTATACGTATATCCGACAACACCCCTGTCGCTTTAAAAGAAGTCCACGATTACCAATCCGCTTTTCGCGAAATCGAAGCTCTTCAAACGCTCCAGCATTCACCAAACGTTGTCGTTTTACATGAGTATTtctgggatgaagatgatgatgaagatgctgttcttgttcttgagtATCTTCCAACTGATTTGTCTTGTGTTATTCGTATGTTTAAGAAAAATGGGGGTTTGAGTGTTGGGGAGATTAAGAGATGGATTGTTCAGATTCTGTTGGCGGTTGATGCTTGTCATCGGAGTTCGATTATTCATCGTGATTTGAAGCCGGCTAATTTGTTGGTTTCTGAGGATGGTGTACTTAAGTTAGCCGATTTCGGTCAG GCAAGGATACGCCTAGCTCCTGGATTTGTTGCAGTTCAAGACAACCCACAATCACAAAGCCAAGAATCGTCTTTATCTCAACAACAGAAACCTGTCCCAGAAACAGAAATTATTAGTCAAGAAAATCGTTCAGATCTTATAGAAGGACCTCTTGGGACCATAGAGGAATATGAACAGTTGGATCACTATAAATCTAAAGACCCGTTGGATGAAACCGATAGAGAAACAAATTTCCCTGATGCAGATACATCTTGTCTTGCTACATGCACCACAAGTGATGTAGAGGAAGACTTTCTCAAAAGCAACTATTCTTATGAAACCAATGACGGTGGGACAGAAGCTGGACTTTTAACATCGTGTGTTGGCACGCGTTGGTTTAGAGCACCAGAGCTtctttttgggtctacaaattaTGGGGCGGAAATTGATTTATGGTCTCTTGGTTGTATCATTGCTGAGCTTTTCACTTTAAAACCACTTTTTCCAGGAAATTCAGACATCGATCAGTTGAGCAGAATCTACACGGTTTTGGGTAACTTAAATGAGGAAGTTTGGCCAGGTTGTACTCAACTTCCCGATTACCAAATTATCTCTTTTTCAAAAGTTGAAAACCCAAGTGGGTTAGCCTCGTGTCTACCTAACCGATCACAAGATGAGATTTCACTCGTGAAGAAACTAATTTGTTTTGACCCAACGGGTCGGGCCACAGCAATGGAACTGCTTCATGACAAGTATCTAAACGAGGAACCATTACCAGTTCCTGTGTCCCAACTGAGGGTTCCATCTGCAAACCAGGGTGCAGATTACGGCTCATCTGGGTCCGAAGAATGGGGTGATCATCGAGACATAGATTCAGACTctgattttgatgattttgggGGGTTTGAAGTTACAAAACGAACTGGGGGTGATTTTTCAATCCAGTTTTCTTGA
- the LOC122600034 gene encoding probable plastidic glucose transporter 2 codes for MRVHPHGSASMYKRMSSKDGTYSADLEEEDGSEFLQDDMVPESTDPPSRHSLPHVLVASIVSFLFGYHLGVVNEPLESISHDLGFSGDSLAEGLVVSTCLGGAFIGSLFSGWIADEFGRRRTFQLCALPMVIGAACSATTNNLAGMLLGRFIVGIGLGIGPPVASLYITEVSPPSVRGTYGSFIQISTCLGLMGALLIGIPVKSISGWWRICFWLSTIPSSLLALAMIFCAESPHWLYKRGRNTEAEVEFQKLLGSANVRSAMAELLKSDRGDESDTVTISELIYGRYSKVVFIGSTLFALQQLSGINAVFYFSSTVFRSAGIPSNLANAFVGIVNLFGSFIALLLMDKLGRRVLLLWSFFGMAISTVFQAVGAGLFASTSGAFYLSIGGMLMFVFSFAIGAGPVPGLLISEIFPSRIRAKAMAFCMSVHWVFNFMVGLLFLRLLELMGPQLLYSMLGTFCLVGVAFVKRNIMETKGKTLQEIEIALLPQE; via the exons ATGCGGGTGCACCCACACGGTTCTGCCTCCATGTACAAGCGAATGTCGTCTAAGGATGGTACATATTCGGCTGActtagaagaagaagatggttcAG AGTTTTTGCAGGATGATATGGTCCCAGAGTCCACTGACCCACCTTCAAGACATTCTTTGCCTCATGTACTTGTGGCCTCTATAGTCTCGTTTCTATTTGGTTACCATCTTGG GGTGGTGAATGAACCGCTTGAAAGCATTTCCCATGATCTTGGTTTTAGTGGGGATAGCTTAGCCGAGG GTTTGGTGGTTAGTACCTGCCTTGGTGGTGCCTTTATCGGATCTTTGTTCAGTGGTTGGATCGCTGATGAATTTGGGCGCCGCAGGACTTTTCAGTTATGTGCTTTGCCTATGGTCATAGGTGCTGCTTGTAG TGCAACAACAAATAATTTGGCGGGGATGCTACTTGGAAGGTTCATCGTTGGAATTGGGCTGGGGATTGGTCCTCCTGTCGCGTCTCTCTATATCACAGAG GTTTCGCCTCCTTCTGTCCGTGGTACTTATGGCAGCTTCATTCAAATATCAACTTGTTTAGGGTTAATGGGGGCTCTTTTGATAGGGATCCCTGTTAAGAGTATCTCAGGCTG GTGGCGTATTTGCTTCTGGTTATCTACTATTCCTTCCTCGCTGCTTGCTCTTGCTATGATTTTCTGTGCTGAGAGTCCACACTGGCTTTACAAG AGGGGACGTAATACTGAAGCGGAAGTGGAGTTCCAGAAGCTTCTAGGATCTGCAAATGTTAGATCAGCAATGGCAGAGTTACTAAAATCAGATAGAGGAGATGAAAGTGATACCGTTACGATTTCAGAACTTATTTATGGGCGTTATTCTAAAG TTGTATTTATTGGATCAACCCTATTTGCTTTACAACAGCTATCAGGCATAAATGCTGTCTTTTACTTCTCTTCAACTGTATTTAGAAGTGCGGGAATTCCGTCAAACCTTGCCAACGCCTTTGTGGGGATCGTCAACCTATTTG GATCTTTCATTGCATTGCTTTTAATGGATAAACTTGGGAGGAGGGTTCTCCTTCTGTGGAGTTTCTTCGGCATG GCAATATCTACGGTCTTCCAAGCAGTTGGCGCGGGTCTGTTTGCATCAACGTCTGGGGCTTTTTACCTCTCTATCGGTGGTATGCTAAT GTTTGTGTTTTCATTTGCTATTGGAGCCGGGCCTGTTCCAGGTCTCCTCATCTCAGAAATCTTTCCTAGCAGAATAAGAGCAAAAGCCATGGCCTTTTGCATGTCAGTTCATTGG GTGTTCAATTTCATGGTGGGATTACTCTTTCTACGCTTACTCGAGCTAATGGGCCCTCAGCTATTGTACTCGATGTTGGGTACATTTTGCTTGGTGGGAGTAGCATTTGTTAAAAGGAACATCATGGAAACAAAAGGAAAAACACTTCAAGAAATTGAGATAGCTCTTCTGCCACAAGAATAG